A stretch of the Clostridium fungisolvens genome encodes the following:
- a CDS encoding tRNA threonylcarbamoyladenosine dehydratase, with translation MLQHSLSRTELLIGKEALQKLRDSKVVVFGIGGVGSFTAEALARAGVGTLVLIDDDTVCLTNLNRQVHATYKTISKNKVDVMKERIGEINRQCEIITHQVFVTEENISEIITQDVDYVVDAIDTVSAKIALAIYCENNNIKIMSCMGTGNKLDPTQFKVTDIYKTKVCPLAKVMRYELRKRGVKKLKVVYSEEVPRKPRMDEVVTCKEGCVCTGGSKKCAVKRQIPGSVSFVPPVAGMIIASQVVNDLIEEYI, from the coding sequence ATGCTACAGCATTCATTATCAAGAACAGAACTCCTTATAGGAAAAGAGGCATTACAAAAATTAAGAGATAGTAAGGTAGTTGTATTTGGTATAGGTGGAGTAGGTAGCTTTACTGCAGAGGCATTAGCAAGAGCGGGAGTAGGAACCTTAGTGCTTATTGATGATGATACAGTATGTTTGACTAATCTTAATAGACAAGTACACGCTACATATAAAACAATAAGTAAGAACAAAGTTGATGTGATGAAGGAAAGAATTGGAGAAATAAACAGACAGTGTGAAATTATAACACATCAAGTATTTGTGACAGAAGAAAATATATCAGAGATAATAACACAAGATGTTGATTACGTAGTTGATGCAATTGATACTGTATCAGCAAAGATAGCTTTAGCAATATACTGTGAAAATAACAATATAAAAATTATGAGTTGTATGGGGACAGGTAATAAGCTTGATCCAACTCAATTCAAAGTTACTGACATATACAAAACTAAAGTTTGTCCTTTGGCTAAGGTAATGAGATATGAACTTAGAAAAAGAGGAGTAAAGAAACTAAAAGTTGTCTACTCAGAAGAAGTTCCAAGAAAACCAAGAATGGATGAAGTAGTGACTTGTAAAGAAGGCTGTGTATGTACAGGTGGAAGTAAAAAATGTGCAGTAAAGAGGCAGATACCTGGAAGTGTATCTTTTGTTCCGCCAGTTGCAGGAATGATTATAGCTTCTCAAGTTGTTAATGATCTAATAGAAGAGTATATATAA